A genomic stretch from Erysipelothrix sp. HDW6C includes:
- the pepF gene encoding oligoendopeptidase F: MSEKFELPLRSEVAEKDTWDLTPMFENDAAWDQEFDAIAASLSEVENFKGTLGKNAESLLAGLKFRDELSYRLELLYVYAHLSFDVDTTNPTYQAMNARVQSLAAQFGSSFSFYNAEILAVDESVIRGYLAENEALGLYQHEFDGLFKSRQHILSDKEERILASAGEIFQGPSQTFGMINNADIQFPKIKDENGADVQLSHGRYALLMESADRGVRERAFKGMQTTFGDLKNTLASTLSGNVKIHNFNATIRGYNSARHAALFGNDIDEDVHASLIDGIHNNIGLLHDYVALRQDALKVDDIQMYDIYVPMVEDVDLKFSYEEAQAIILDALSVLGEEYCAVLKRAFNERWIDVVENKGKRSGAYSSGTYGSAPYILLNWQENIDNMFTLAHELGHSVHSYFTRKYQPYIYGDYSIFVAEVASTTNENLLLNYMLDQYDDPQIRAYLLNHYLDTVKGTVFRQTQFAEFEHLIHVADQEGTALTADYLIDTYYKLNQFYYGDSISTQEIGYEWARIPHFYYNYYVYQYATGFSAATLFAETIYGGGDATPYLDFLKSGSSDYPINVLQKAGVDMKDTKAIDTTLAKFGERMAELRTLIVK, encoded by the coding sequence ATGTCAGAAAAATTTGAATTACCACTTCGTTCTGAAGTGGCCGAGAAAGACACATGGGATTTAACGCCGATGTTCGAAAACGATGCGGCATGGGATCAGGAATTTGATGCAATTGCTGCAAGTCTGTCTGAAGTTGAAAACTTTAAAGGGACTTTGGGTAAAAATGCTGAATCATTGTTAGCGGGATTAAAATTTCGTGATGAATTAAGCTACCGACTTGAATTGCTTTATGTATATGCGCATCTTAGCTTTGATGTTGATACTACAAATCCAACGTATCAAGCGATGAATGCACGTGTTCAATCACTGGCGGCACAATTTGGATCGAGTTTCTCTTTCTATAATGCTGAAATATTGGCTGTTGACGAATCTGTGATTCGTGGATACTTAGCTGAAAATGAAGCGTTGGGTCTTTACCAACACGAGTTTGATGGTTTGTTTAAATCACGTCAACATATTCTCAGTGACAAGGAAGAACGTATCCTTGCCTCAGCAGGAGAAATCTTCCAAGGTCCATCACAAACCTTTGGAATGATTAACAATGCAGACATTCAATTTCCGAAAATTAAAGACGAAAATGGCGCTGATGTACAATTATCACATGGCCGCTATGCGCTGCTTATGGAGTCTGCAGACCGTGGCGTTCGCGAACGTGCTTTTAAAGGCATGCAAACAACATTCGGTGACTTGAAGAATACATTGGCAAGCACATTATCAGGAAATGTGAAAATTCATAATTTCAATGCAACAATTCGTGGTTACAATTCAGCGCGTCATGCTGCTTTATTTGGGAATGATATTGACGAAGATGTACACGCATCGCTCATTGATGGCATCCACAACAATATTGGCTTGCTGCATGATTATGTGGCCTTACGCCAAGATGCATTAAAAGTTGATGATATTCAAATGTACGACATCTATGTACCGATGGTTGAAGATGTTGATCTTAAATTCAGCTATGAAGAAGCACAAGCAATCATTCTTGATGCGTTAAGTGTTTTAGGCGAAGAGTACTGTGCAGTCTTAAAACGCGCCTTCAATGAGCGTTGGATTGATGTTGTAGAGAACAAAGGGAAGCGTTCAGGTGCATACTCATCCGGAACCTATGGTTCAGCTCCTTACATCCTTCTAAACTGGCAAGAGAACATTGATAATATGTTTACACTTGCGCACGAGTTGGGTCACTCGGTACACTCTTACTTCACACGTAAGTACCAACCTTATATTTATGGGGACTACTCAATTTTCGTAGCGGAAGTGGCTTCAACAACAAACGAAAACTTACTGCTCAACTACATGCTTGATCAGTACGATGATCCGCAAATTCGTGCGTATCTCTTGAATCACTATTTGGACACCGTGAAGGGTACTGTATTCCGTCAAACCCAATTTGCTGAGTTTGAACACCTTATCCATGTTGCTGACCAAGAAGGGACTGCTCTAACGGCAGACTACCTTATTGATACCTACTACAAGTTGAATCAATTCTATTATGGTGATTCAATATCAACACAGGAAATTGGTTATGAGTGGGCGCGCATTCCGCACTTCTACTACAATTACTATGTTTATCAATATGCTACTGGATTCAGCGCAGCGACATTGTTTGCTGAAACAATTTATGGTGGTGGCGATGCAACACCATACTTGGATT